The sequence GGAGAGGCGGAATCCGTCGTGCCCTCGGAGATGAAAAAACTGCGGATTTTTGAAACATTTGCGTGTTTCATGGATCATATAtgcgaaatattatttttctgtaggttagtttaataaaaaaagtattttttctctCCCTTACCTTACTAAATATTACTAACAGGAtccctatttttttatttattttttttgatttcgttcattttcattttaggctctagttttttcattttttacgtGGATTTAACTTAATAGATCACGCAAATAATTTATGTAACTCACTTAATCCTTTATCAACGAAGGAGGTGGCACATTCCCCGTCCTATGTTACCTTTCTTGCTACCATGGATTGATAAAGTAAGCTACCTGAGTTTTACTAAAATCTTATTAAACAAGATGCTGTGAATTGATTAGTTCCCAGGCCTTCCTGCCCTTGATTTATTAGCCATTATTTAGAACTATTGATATACTTCTTTGGGAAtccttgtaaaataaaaaatcgtataACTTTTGTTCGTCTCAGTTGAATGTTTAACTAGAACTCGAAATTTCGATTCAGAACTCTAGGACTTAAGTTAACACATATATTCTCGTTATTTTTCGGAATCTTGATGATGTCATAGATAAAGTAACATAAGCGTTTGACGCGATTTTGTTGCTCCTATAAATTTTAATCATTTCACTAAATTTGATCACATTCGTATTACACTATCATTAGTTTCCTCTGGAGAtagtttgataaaaaaatccaaatgaATTAGGGCTAACGTACACTAACAATCGAGAAAAAAGAACTGTTCAGCATAATACATAAATACTTCATATgatgtaaaaaatattctttatatGAATCGCATCGCAGTgaacaaaaaaactacattatttgcGACGAAGTACAAAGTTCTCCTAAGTATATACAAGTTTAACAGTAACCATAGTTACAGATTAAATActaattgtataaatacaatggaGTAGATCTAATGTTGTTATTAAACTGGGGACTATCCTGCATTATGAACAAACTCTCTTTAATCTCTAGCAAATCCCAGTTGTTACGATGACGCGACGTCTCACCTATATAAGTGGCGGTGCAGACACTGCACTTATATTTGTAAATGACGCCTGACTTTAATTTAATAAGAAGTatttcattattcaatcatacCTATGAGAGAATActcctttttaaaattattgcgCAATATTCAGCCTCATCATGAAAAAGAGGCAGCCGTTGCTCcaaatcttttatattttattatctcTTACGATACGGGGACATTGAAAAATCACGCGCAACGAATAATGGAGAATTAATTATCTCAATAATAATTTCCCGTAATTTTCCGTATTTTGTGATGACTATTTGATTACCTCCATAATTGTATGCACGTATTTTAGGATAAACATTGCTAATTACCATTTTACGAATTTTCTTCAAGAGAGAAGACGTACTATCAAACTttattacttttaaaacttaaaacttcAATAAAACTGCTATTTTAATAGCAACAACTCTCTACACAGACTCAGTAGTTTGTGTAAAAACTCAAGAACAGTTTATTATAATGGAAAACAATGACGGAGACCATGAAATGATAGTTTTGATAGACTTTAATGATAGTTAATGATAGACTTCAACGAACTATTTGAAGAAAAAGTATACGAGAAAGGGGAGATTCAACAAACTGTGCACActgatattatatattttgtcaGCAGATAGGTGATTAATATACAtcaaattttgtacaaaatttaaaaactaccacAGCACaccataatatatataatagtttATCCTCTACTTAGTTTTCTCTTGATTTTATTTAGCTCATGAAAGTATCATATTAACAGAAGATGACATTAGTGACCCACATATTCATATAGATTTTGAAAAACTTTCAAATTACAAAGTCGAACATTTAAAAAGATGGCTGGTATTCCGAGAAGACACACTTCAAGGTATTACAACTTTGAAAGAAGCTCAAGTTCGTGTTATGAGCTATTTCGAAAATAAAACTGAAGCCAAAATTGTAGATCCTACACCTGATAAAATCTGGCTAcgtaaaaaagcagaaaaaatggGAGTTATTTTGAAACCGCTGTGGAAAGAGGGAATGCTTCCATCATTTCCTTTGAAACTCAAAGCTGATATGTCAAAACCAATTGATTTAACAGGTTGGTCGAAATACTTGAAAGGAATGCCAAATTTTACAGTTGAACATATTCAAAATTATCATGAACATGTCAAtgaaacattttgtaaaaattcaacaaaaataaagaaacattttatACGTGGCGAACAATTCATCGAAGAGAAGTTCTTAGATACTGATACAATATATGTTAAAGAAGatgaaacaatattttatttgaagGGTGTAGCTGCAGCTAGTTTGAAAAAAGCAAATAGATGGGTTTTTTTAGCCATAGAGAAAAAAACCTCCAATATTGAGTTTGCGAACTGTCAGTGTCCAGCTGGACGTTGTGGGACATGTTCTCATGCATATGCTATGATGAAACTTTTAGCAAAGTGGGTAGTAGATGGCCTATCTATGGTACCGGCAACTAAAGCATGTACTTCAAAGCCCTGCGTGTGGAATGTTCCGCAGTCCAGAGGTAGAATAGAAAAGGTTCCTATCATGGAAATGATGATCAAGTCTCCTCCAtcgaaaaaaactaaaaaaactgacAATGTTCAAGACAAAAAGGGTATTGTTTCATCTCTTTACGAACCTCGAATAgttaaaaacactttaaaagatGATATCAATTTTCCCATAAGACATATGGAACATAAAACACCAACAAATATATGTGCAACCAAATTACTTAATCCCAATCCAGTTCATCACAGACAGACACAATTTGGAACTTTACCATCAGGTTCGTACCTCTCATATCAGTGTTCAGTTATGCCACCTGATTTTACAGTATACTGTAGCATTGACAGATCAGATGGAAAAGAGTACCCATTGTATCAAAGATATCCACAATTTCCATTCCAATCATTGGAAAATGTTATAGACACTTTTACTAAGGATATTTATATtgttgaaataaagaaaaacaatattttagaaaatttaaaatcccACTCCGAAGATGTTAACTTGATTGAAACGAGTACAAGAAATCAAGCTGATGATCCGAACTGGTTTTTATACCGCAAGAACAGATTTACAGCATCTTTATGTAACAAATTGGGTAAAACTGGAAAATCTTCGAAGACATTAGCCCATAACATTGTCAAAATCAAATTACTATAAATAAAAACCACACGTATTATGACCAAGTACAAATGCAACTTGCTATAACAACACGCACATGGTGTGACTTCGTATTTTATACATCGAAAGGATTAACCATTGACAGAGTTCCCTTTGACACAGAATATTGGGATACATTGCAGCACCGAATctcgaaattttattttacgtaCATGTTACCCGAAATTGTGGAATTAGAGGAATGAACCTATCtagatatttttatatactttatatataaatataaataagtacTTGAAACATATCATAACCTtgtaaaatatgaaatataCTTCAAAGTGATATTTTTTGCAAGGATTGATTTTTACGAGTTTGCAACATTACCACAAAAATAAGCTATAGAAAAAATCATCTCCTTGAGGTATATCTCATAATGTGTGTGTAGcagtaaaaaactttttagatatttttatgcatataattgtaaagattttctttttctaaacatTCTATACCTTTAAAATTGGTTCCTGAAAATTTGCTAACATTGCACAAACAGTGATGATCTGGTTAAGAAAACCTAGCATGTTAACAGGAATAACTCGATCAAATATGTGAAAAGTTTTCAATCTCTGTATCATTCTTTCGACATGTATTCTTTCAGCGGCAATTTGTTGACTTTGAATAACTTCGCTTTCACTGAACTGATCTCGTCCTCTCAAAAAACATGGTATTATCAGCTCCACACCGATTGGATTCACATATTCTGCTATCAAAAAACCTCGATCTGTCATGATCGCATCACCAGGCTCCCAGAGTTCTGGGTATAATATTCCACTTTTCACTACTATATTTTTATCAGATATGCTCCCAGGGAAGGCTGAGGATATAAAAGTGAAGCCACCCCCTGGTGCAATTCCAACCAGAACTTTTACTGTAGTGTGACTTTTGTAATCTGAATACATCAATTTATGGACAACAAGTAAAGCAGGCACTGCAATTTTGAATTCGACACAGTCTATAATGCACCGTACATTTGGAAATTTTTCCATCATTGATTTTGGCATTACATCTTTTACCTGCTGTCGGGTAGGCCATATGCATATTGATCCAAATTTAACGTACATATAATTTATCCAAGTCAACACTGTATTGGTGACTGTAGCTTCAGAAACTTGAAAGATATAAGATAAATGAAAAATATCGAAGTTTCTTCTAATGCGTACCAGGGTcaacaaaaaactttctaaAGGGGATAAGATTCGGGGTCTCCCTCTCTGTGAATCACCTTTGACCTGTTGGTTGTTGTATAATACCACATTTTCTCCATTGTCACCAGTGTTCAAAAATATTAGTATGCCTTTGAAAACTTTAACATTTGGTAAACCAGTGTAGTGGTTAgatataagataaataagataaatataagATAACATGTTCAACAAATTTACATTTTGTAGTTACAGTTCTGTGcaacaaatcatttttaagTTGTTCATTTTCCTTCTGCAATGCTTCGATTTTGCTTTGTgagtcaaaaaaactttcttctgttTGGCTTGACATATCACAACTAACATCTGGCATATCTATCATAAATGACTCTGTCGGAGGTTCATAATCTGACACTgtgtttctaaattttttgcGGGGAGAGGGTCTGTTGACAGGAGGTTTCCGTTTACTTCCCTGCTGTTCTACCATGGCTTCAAACAGCATAGGTTttgctcctttttttaatttccttaaTGTGCCACCAGGAGGACGAATTATATCAGATTTCTCAAAATGTTTCTCGCACAAAACAGTATAATTAGTAACTCTAAAGTTGTTTTTTCCATCAACTCTTTTTATACGATTACACCACACTTTTCTAAGACTGGGATCTTTCGGAAACTGGAAGAAACTCAAAGCACTTGTGATACGTTCACCCTCGAATTCAACTAAACCTCTACTATCACATCCCCAGGCAGGCACTGCTTTCCAAGACTTGGTTTTTTATGTTTACCTTTTTTCGATACACTGTCCGCCAtagcgatttttttatttatgaagaACTGGAGCAACGGCTGCCTCGTTTCCGTGAGACGGCAATTACGTCATTATGAATTTATAAAACGGAGTATCGATTTGATAATGGACAAATCCACTTCCGTCTGAAAACAGTGTATCCCTCCATGGCCTAATTGCATAATTTCTCACCCAAGAACAAAAAAGATATACAACAATTAAAATGTTTGCCTTAAAAAACACAAGATTAAAATAgcgtaaatgattttttaagattttaagggCGCTTATTCGAAAGTAGCGGTTATTCGAATAAgggggcgcttatttaaaaaattgaaattttattgtttaaatgtttttgctaaAACAAATATCTCTTTTCCAGCCTCTTCTATATCAGAATTTGTAACACCGAAGGGGGACTTTTCGGACACATTCCAATTATTTAGAATGTCCAATTTCTTGGTGTGGCCAAAGAAAGAGAAATAGGGAGGTTGGACTTGTTGTGCCAGCCATGTACAGTGTTATGacagaaaacaaagaaatcatTCATAACAATAAActcaaaaaaaaaggaaaaacgtaACCATTTGAGATGAATTTTGACTATCAAATAGAGATAAAAAAAGAGAGCTGTGTACTTATAAATgctattttctattttataaattaataaaaatttaaaataagcgCCCTCTTTTGTTCCTAATTTCATACTCAAATAACCGCCtgggggcgcttattcgagtaGGGGCGTTTTTAGGGAGGGGTCGCTTATTCGAACATCTACGGTATGTAACAAAAAGACACGTACCCTCGTTCTGGAAGAAGTCTTCTGGAAAAAATCGACAAACAAGCGAGGTTTTTCAAAGTTGGCGTAAGCATTTTATTAAGTGTTTAATACTAATGTATCAATATATCTATCACGCAAAAACATATCACACCATTAGCACGTGAGTAAATTCTTTAGTCAAGaaaaaattgtaagaaaatCTAGACTGAATTTAGTAACAAAAGTCTACCTACCAGTCCTTCAAAAACGTACACTCAATTTTGGACAGAAAAATTCATGATATAGTTTTTATCTTATTGCTTATTTTGTGTTATAAACGCAAAATCTCCCATAGCACTAATTTTCTCATTCTAAATGAATTTTGACAAGAACGCA is a genomic window of Hydractinia symbiolongicarpus strain clone_291-10 chromosome 14, HSymV2.1, whole genome shotgun sequence containing:
- the LOC130626026 gene encoding uncharacterized protein LOC130626026, which translates into the protein MADSVSKKGKHKKPSLGKQCLPGDVIVEFPKDPSLRKVWCNRIKRVDGKNNFRVTNYTVLCEKHFEKSDIIRPPGGTLRKLKKGAKPMLFEAMVEQQGSKRKPPVNRPSPRKKFRNTVSDYEPPTESFMIDMPDVSCDMSSQTEESFFDSQSKIEALQKENEQLKNDLLHRTVKGDSQRGRPRILSPLESFLLTLVRIRRNFDIFHLSYIFQVSEATVTNTVLTWINYMYVKFGSICIWPTRQQVKDVMPKSMMEKFPNVRCIIDCVEFKIAVPALLVVHKLMYSDYKSHTTVKVLVGIAPGGGFTFISSAFPGSISDKNIVVKSGILYPELWEPGDAIMTDRGFLIAEYVNPIGVELIIPCFLRGRDQFSESEVIQSQQIAAERIHVERMIQRLKTFHIFDRVIPVNMLGFLNQIITVCAMLANFQEPILKLIFVVMLQTRKNQSLQKISL